In a genomic window of Gammaproteobacteria bacterium:
- a CDS encoding methyltransferase, producing MKSLQKNKRAVRRFGKLMKFATWFQNLPNKMTPPPFRLLQIGAIFWQSRVLYVAARLDIASVIGDDTLSAETIAERVASDPDAVHRLLRMLASMGIFEQAGKQFKNNKTSAFLREDNPQCVRAMILMHNSPEMSRPWYEQLEQGVRTGEVPFKLTHGEALYDYMDTHPEFDRLFSRAMDSVEVLLGDAFATDFDWGRFGRIIDVGGSKGSKSLSILKHHPNLDALVVDRAQVIEEGKDFWDGKESPALLSRMHFQPGDVLDSVPAAQDARDIYLLSAVFHGFDDETCRRALKNLAAACGDSGASIAIMEMVLDASQPDYTGTSFDMQMFMGTRGRERTLNEWQHLFSSSGLALQEVIDLQSVAKILVLQVAER from the coding sequence ATGAAAAGCCTGCAAAAAAACAAACGCGCAGTACGACGTTTCGGCAAACTGATGAAGTTCGCCACCTGGTTTCAAAACCTGCCGAACAAGATGACGCCGCCACCGTTTCGGCTGCTGCAGATCGGCGCCATATTCTGGCAATCCCGCGTGCTGTACGTTGCGGCCCGCCTGGATATCGCCTCAGTGATTGGCGATGACACGCTCTCCGCCGAAACAATAGCCGAGCGCGTTGCTTCCGACCCTGACGCTGTCCACCGCCTGCTGCGCATGCTGGCCTCCATGGGAATATTCGAGCAAGCCGGAAAGCAATTCAAAAACAACAAGACATCGGCCTTCCTGCGCGAGGACAATCCACAATGCGTACGGGCCATGATCCTGATGCACAACTCTCCGGAGATGAGCCGTCCCTGGTACGAACAACTCGAACAGGGCGTAAGAACGGGCGAGGTTCCTTTCAAGCTGACCCACGGCGAAGCGCTGTACGACTACATGGATACGCACCCCGAGTTCGACCGCTTGTTCTCCCGGGCCATGGACAGCGTCGAAGTGCTGCTCGGCGATGCATTTGCCACCGACTTCGATTGGGGGCGGTTCGGACGAATTATCGACGTTGGCGGTTCGAAAGGCAGCAAATCACTGTCCATTCTCAAACATCATCCGAATCTGGATGCGCTGGTGGTGGACCGCGCCCAGGTCATCGAGGAAGGGAAAGATTTCTGGGATGGAAAGGAATCGCCCGCCCTGCTGTCACGTATGCATTTCCAGCCAGGTGACGTATTGGATTCCGTTCCGGCTGCGCAAGACGCCAGGGATATTTACCTGCTCAGTGCCGTTTTCCACGGCTTCGACGACGAAACCTGCCGCAGGGCCCTGAAAAATCTTGCTGCCGCCTGCGGCGACTCGGGGGCGTCGATCGCCATCATGGAGATGGTACTCGATGCATCGCAGCCCGATTACACCGGCACTTCGTTCGATATGCAGATGTTCATGGGAACCCGGGGGCGCGAACGCACACTGAACGAGTGGCAGCACCTGTTCAGCAGCAGTGGCCTGGCATTGCAGGAGGTCATAGACCTGCAGTCGGTGGCAAAAATCCTGGTATTGCAGGTTGCGGAACGTTAG
- a CDS encoding TetR/AcrR family transcriptional regulator — protein sequence MKNDTPPPTRTVRQRLLKAALDCFLADEYHNVTTRQIATKADANISMIRYYFGNKEGLYEEMIKETLSPLLDVLEGQMLSSTAGFTEFFRLYYNTMAKHPDFPKLILKVLALNQGPGRRFIQQLLERGRTQGNKTVDTLKERGEVAPAIDADILRMSFVSLAMTPMLLKDIYEEQLEREMDNAFLNRLAEFNGRLFAAGLLPPDDSNNEPDSDKNEKE from the coding sequence ATGAAGAACGATACGCCCCCGCCCACCCGAACCGTCAGGCAGCGGCTGCTCAAGGCCGCGCTGGATTGCTTTCTGGCGGATGAATACCACAACGTCACCACACGCCAGATTGCCACCAAGGCAGACGCCAATATCTCCATGATTCGTTATTACTTCGGCAATAAGGAAGGGTTGTACGAAGAAATGATCAAGGAGACGCTGTCCCCGCTGTTGGATGTGCTGGAAGGCCAGATGTTGTCGTCGACAGCCGGATTTACCGAATTCTTCAGGCTTTATTACAACACCATGGCCAAGCACCCCGACTTTCCCAAACTGATACTGAAGGTGCTGGCTTTGAATCAGGGGCCCGGCAGACGTTTTATTCAGCAGCTTCTGGAACGCGGGCGTACCCAGGGAAACAAAACCGTGGATACGCTCAAGGAACGCGGCGAGGTCGCCCCGGCGATCGACGCGGACATTCTTAGGATGTCTTTCGTCAGCCTGGCGATGACGCCCATGCTGCTGAAAGATATCTACGAGGAACAATTGGAACGTGAGATGGACAATGCCTTCCTGAATCGGCTCGCCGAGTTCAACGGCCGCTTGTTCGCCGCCGGCCTGCTCCCGCCCGACGATTCGAATAATGAACCGGATTCTGACAAGAACGAAAAAGAGTAG